The DNA sequence GCAGTCAGAATGTGATTGATGCCGCAATGGATACCGGGGTCAAGAAGGTCATGGCGTTGGGAACCGACAAAGCAGTCGCGCCAATCAACCTTTACGGCGCGACTAAATTGACCGCCGACAAACTCTTTATTGCAGCTAATAACTACCGCGGTGCAAAAGACATCAAGTTTTCCGTTGTGCGGTATGGCAATGTCATGGGCAGCCGCGGTTCACTCATTCCTTTTTTTATTGAACACCGGGCAAAAGGTTTTCTCCCGGTCACAGACATGAGAATGACCCGCTTCAGCATTACACTTGAAGAGACGGTCGATTTTGTTTTGAAACACATTAAAGGGATGCGCGGCAAAGAAATCTTCGTCCCCAAAATACCTTCTTTCCGGGTGACGGATGTTGCAGAGGCCATCGCGCCGGAGTGCCCGCTTAAAATTATTGGCATTCGGCAGGGGGATAAAATTCATGAAGATCTCATTACTGCCAATGAAGCGATGAGTACCGTTGAGTCTAAAAATTACTTTGTGATCTTACCGTCGCTTCAAGACTTGAAGAAATATAAAGTTGGAAGTAATGGTAAATCGCACAAAGCTATCGAGTATGGCTTTACCTACACCAGCGGCAACAACGACCATTTTTTGACCGTGGAAGAAATTCGGAATTTAATAGAAAAACAATTAGGATTTAGTTTAACAAATGAGCCGGTTCTGCAAAGCACAGAGCATTAGCGACCGCGATATTCAAGCGGTCGTCGAGGTGCTGCAAAGCGACTGGTTGACATCCGGACCCAAGGTCGGCGAATTTGAACGTGCATTCGCTGATTTTGTCGGGGCAAAGGAAGCAGTTGCAGTAAGCAGCGGCACAGCGGCTCTGCATGCCGCCATGTTTGCTTTCGATATTCAATCCGGCGACGAAGTTTTAATGCCGCCGATAACTTTTTCG is a window from the candidate division KSB1 bacterium genome containing:
- the pseB gene encoding UDP-N-acetylglucosamine 4,6-dehydratase (inverting), producing MLDNKVILITGGTGSFGRKFVETVLSRFKPKKLIVYSRDELKQFEMQQIWPVNGKLPIRYFIGDVRDFSRLKRAMEGVDIVVHAAAFKQVPAAEYNPFEAVKTNIIGSQNVIDAAMDTGVKKVMALGTDKAVAPINLYGATKLTADKLFIAANNYRGAKDIKFSVVRYGNVMGSRGSLIPFFIEHRAKGFLPVTDMRMTRFSITLEETVDFVLKHIKGMRGKEIFVPKIPSFRVTDVAEAIAPECPLKIIGIRQGDKIHEDLITANEAMSTVESKNYFVILPSLQDLKKYKVGSNGKSHKAIEYGFTYTSGNNDHFLTVEEIRNLIEKQLGFSLTNEPVLQSTEH